tcTATAAAAAAAGATCAATGAATAATTTTTCAAGTATCTGGCAAAAGAATATATTGCATCCAGACGTACATATTTATATACTGCTCGAGTAACCCAAAGTTGAGTGTTTACTAATAATTATTTGTAACCCATGATTTCACAAATTTCATTAGGTATTGTGCAAGGCATTGGGTGGAAAAGTTGGAAAAGCTTGTACAGGGTGGGATATTGGACTGAGAAAGGTGAAAATAGTGAAGGACCTGAGCGCATTTAACTTCCTTGATGGCGGGGATGAAATCCCAGCTTCCCTTTCCATCATAGAGTGCCACCAGGATGAGGTTTGGGAAGTTCCTATGGGTGCTCAAGTTCTTGGCTTCTCGGATAAAACTGCGGTGGAGATGTTCACCATTGGAGGTCATGTTCTGGGAATTCAAGGCCATCCAGAGTATACTAATGACATCCTTTCTAATCTCATTGATCGCCTTCTCAATAACAACTCCATTGAGGTAAATCTATACACGCAGTGTATTACCAGTACTATACTATAGTTTTATACGTATGTTTTTTTCCCTTGAACCTATACATCTAATATTGACTTAGAAGTTAGAACTAGTATTATTTATGTAATTAACATTTGGGTTTTGGTATTACAGAGAGATATTGCCGTAGATGCAAGATTTGGACTGCAAAAGGCCGAGCCGAATAGGTTGTGTTGGGAGAAAATTTGCAGGAATTTTCTTAAAGGATAATAGATTCATCATCAAGTTAATTATTGTTTAACTTCTTTACTCGTCTTATTTTAATTCACAAGCTATGCTAGTACCAGAGAATAAAACAATATAGTGAAGTGAATAATGACTGAAAGTTGTAATACAGTACTGAACAACATGAATAGAATAGCATGATACAATACTACAATCTTCTAAAAATGTCAAACTACGGTTTCCTATCTTTAGGTAACCTTGCTTTGTATGCTCTAATTCTTGACAGCTAATAAAGAAATGAATCACTTATGCCCATATTGGAAGTAATCAAAAGAATGCACTTCAACTAAATGAAGTACTTAAGTCTCATCTGGAATGCAAGCGTATGATAATGGCCTTGATAAAGGAAACAGTGATTTCTCATTGATATAACAGCTAGGTTAACACAGAAAACCATAAGCAGTCTTCACAATCCCAAAATAAAATACATCTAACATGGGTTTGACAACCACATTGGTacaatccaaatttcacctTCACCCATTTGTTATGGCTCCAGTCTTCACAGGATAGTAAAAAAATGAGTGCTATCTAACAAAAATACGTACATTTTCTTACTTTGGTAAATGTGACTGCCTATCTGAACATGAGCAAACCAATCACAATATCTTTCAGTGTTATATGGCAAATCATCTACACTTGCTTTCAGTATTATATGGCCAACAGAAGGAAGTTCTGCGGAGGCTTATACAAGTAGATGTTCCTCTTTGATGAGTGGAAACTCGAGTGTGTCCAAACAAAAATTCCTGATGTGATTATGTAGTTTTTGCCTCTCTTGTCTTCTGAGttccattttcttttaatatgTGCCCACATTTCTTGATATGGGCAATCTAGAACACTGCACGTACAAAAATTGTTGACAGAGATTACCTAAGGATAGCTATGCAAGCAGTTGGTGTTCTCTTGCGTTTTTTCCCCCAGAAAAAATCCACCTTACAAATCTTTTTCTTGGAGCCAAGGTAACCTTGACAATTTGATGCGCCGCAACAGCACTTCACCTCGGGTCCAAATTGCACAAATCTACAAACAAAATATTCACAATATAAGGCACCAGTCAACTATGGCTAATTTAGCTTAATCTACATATGTTATAGGACTTCATCAAACAAAATTAAGCTGAAAAAGAAAGTACAAATTGCCGCTCATTGTACTCATACTTGAACAAAAACACAGAACAGTAAAGAGGAACAGATTAGATCGCCTAGAATAAAGAGGAACCTAGGGGATTGAGATGTGATTCAGCTGGAAACCGATGCAGCTTTATGAAAGAGAAAAGCAATTACAGAAAGAAGAAGCAACAATAAATCAGACACGCAACACAATTGTCAATGAGGACTTAACCATTGGCAATCTAGTTAATGTGGAAATGCAAATGTCAGTAGCTACATGAGTAGCGTTATGGACTATTGCAAAGGACTTCTGATATTGAAATGATGCCATAGGAACTAGAATAAACAGTGCAGTAGCAATAAATGCGAGAATATTTACTTCCATAATCTCATTGTTTCGTTTTTCTTTCTGGTAACAGACTAATAACACAGTATGGATAAAAAGACAAATTTAATACACTCTACTTCAATGACACTAGGTCAAAAGATACCTATAATCATATGTTAAAGGCTCTCCAAGTTCTATTGATCTTGCAGCAAACACACCAACACGTGTTTCCCCCTCAACTTCCCTGCAAAAAAAGTAACTTCAATTGTAAATTAGGATTTGGGACTGCATTCTGGGTTGACAATTTACTGTAATGAGCATATAAAGTATTCAGTTGTACTACCTGTGGATTGTATCactgtacttttttttttggtaaagtGGGGGCTAAAAgctcaggaaaaaaaaaggaacaaaCTAGAAACTAGGTATGCTCCTAAAACTAGGAGTTTCACACAAGTCATCCAACAACAAGATAAATTGCGGAGCTGCTTCATGAAGTGCATACCAATCTTGGACAACACATCAGCAACTTTGTTTACTTCTCTATCAATATGTATCActgtatttatttaattacaatTACAAATACAATCATGCATGCGTTGTTTTTTTTGAAGGCCAAAGTAGAACTGCTCAGTTGGACAATATGCTGGAGTACCCCAAATGAAGACTACTTTCTTGCACCCACCCACTCTTTGAGCATCTAATTACTGTAATAGAAAAGAACTTACATTACTGGAGCCTAAAACATATTACTAGTTGGCTAGAATCCAGAGAAAATCATTTTTGACTATACAGGAATAGCAACGTGCTAGTTAAAATTTGATACCCCAAAAGTATATAAATCTTGTCAATGCATACAGAACCAAACTTAGTTGGGAAGTAAACTACTAAGCTATGCACCATGCTTATATGATTCCTGTTATATTTAAATCATTGGTCTGACTGCAAATGTTGGCTTAACAATTTATCACATACATATTGACTGAAAATTCAACATTCGAATGATAACCAGGAATACCGTTCCCCAACATTGAAGACATCAAAAACACTTCTATAACTATAACATCAGCACCAATTTTTTTCAAAGAGAAAATCATCCTATTGGAATCAGAAAGTACAATCTCAAATTGCAAAGCAAGATATTAGTAATGTTAAACCAACTAACCACTTCTCAAGGACACAGTTCGGATCACAGCTGTGATTTAAAAATCGTGATGGATTTCCTTTAAAAGTAGCGTCAATTGTGAAGTCTTTTCGAATTTCACACATATAGAAATTATTCACTTCTTTGTATTTCATGTCCCAGAGCCTTTGTTCGCACAAAGCATCATTTATAACTGAAATACGGAGGAAAAAGTAAACATCATCAACAGattgtagaaattgtaatgaAAACGAAAagcaaaaaaatattaattctGTTTTAATAAAAACTAGATGAAACTACCTTCCCCAACATATTCAATTATGAAATCGCCTTTCTTAATAAATTCAGCCGCCACTGCTCCCCAGCCACAGTGTGCAGTCTGAGATGGAGCATAAAGGACTTATAATAATAAACTTGAATTCCTTGGTGACCAAGAGACCAGGAAAACATTTTTGTAATAAACTTTAAAGTTGACAAGAGCGTGATGTTGATTGATACTACATTGCTCACCTTGACAATTCggatcttcttctccttcagaAATGGACGGTTAGTGCAATTTTCAGAACAATGGCAAGCCTTTGAACAGCTTATACATTGAACCCTGTTAGCTCACTCATGTCAGAATGAGGCTTCATTATCCGTGTACTTTCAATTTAAATAATCAATTTCACACTGAGCACTAACTGTAAAAGAGTGAATGATATATATGGTAGTACTAcagaaaaaaagaagtgtTCAAGAGTTGATGCATAAGTGTTCACGAACCAACATAAATAAACTTCAAAAACTAAAACTCATCAAAACCAAAACTTCATTGatagaaaataattgaaaattaCCTACAAACACAATCCAGAGAGCAAACAGTACTACATCTGCATCCAACATCGTCATCAACATCATCGCGCTTCTTCTTGACTAGGTAGAGATCTGAGTTCAGTCAAGGTAGGTGCCATGCTCAACAGAAACTATGTTAATAGAAATTGATTTTGagatataaaataaaacataacaaGACAAAATCAGGAGTAAATGATCTGACTCCCCATTTTTACTTAAATCATTCCATACATCTGCTAAAGTAGTAAATGATCAAATGGAACAGATAAGGATACTACGCCTGATGTGTATATATGGAGGAGGCTCTATATTGTCCTCCGTGTGTTTCCACGTTAGGTCAATCTTGAACTCCTCTCGAGTGTAAGGAAGAGGCAACCGAGAGAATATCTCCTGTAAGATGAAACAAAACAACATATCAATATTGCTGGTACATTGTTGCTTTCTTTATAATTAAACATTATAAAAATTGAACGGACTAAATccaattttctgatttttgacTCAACACTGATAGTTAAGAGGTATGGTTTGTAACAGAGGATTATGGTAAGCCCAAATAATAGGCATCCTTcctatgaagaaaaaaaaatatttattttaaataaaaaaatctttGTCAACACTAGTAAATATCTATTGTCCTTCCGAGGGGTCAtgtcacaaaaaaaaacaaacaaaaacaaaaacaaaaagctCTTTGACCACCATCTGGATGCAAGAACTATACAAAACATATCTCTTACATAAACGTGGGCTCATATGGAAAATTTTCAGATAGGACAGCGAAATTGATTTCCTAAAGGATGATTCTATGGTACCAACTGATCAaacttttttcataatactgaAAGCTTGGCATGTTGCATACTGAACTGAGATAGTACAATGCCTGACATGAGTAACCGCATGACAATGTCACTAAAAATTATACAATCTGATCTGGCTGTATAGAGTATGCATACATCAAGGTTGAGATGTTCTTCGTTAGTCTATCTAACCTCTATATTGTTTGCTGAAACTGCATGCTGCATTCAACAAGTACACCAGTCCTGTCAACCAGCCTAATCAATGAATAAATACAaacgacgaaataaaagtttaaCAAAAGTACAAGTATCTTATGCTGGTTAAAATAAACTCAAACTATATGCTACCTTAAAGAATGTACTTGCACaagatatataagaatttataATGTCTCACATTGAAGAGTGTAGGGAAATGAAATCCATGAATGCCAAAAATAGAGAAATGCATACTTCAAGAGAAATATGATGTCCCAGATTGGATCTACCACTAGGTTTCCACTTGTTACAGCTATAATCTGAAGGCCAAATGAGAAGGCCCTGAACCACAAAAGGTCTAACATGGCTTTTCTTTGTAGCCCATCACTGAAAAGCCCAAGCTTTTGAACAGGATTTAGTGTGTTCTTGAAGGAAACATAGTAACTTGAACAAATAAGAATTAaacacattcaaataacaataaatgacatacatgcatatagcaactaaggaaagaagaatttgaccTTCCTATCCTCCCGCCAATCTGTTGGATGCCTCCAACAAACAGCTCTCCCTGGCTGGTCCACTAAATGTATCACTTTATCCGGCCACGCTGCACATTTATCATGGGATGCTATAACACAACGTACACAGCGCCAATGTAACCTCTGTTTGCAAATGAAGCATACCTGCTTATTGAAAATGCAACTGATGTTAAGCACTTCCGTAAGTACAAAGATCTCTGTATTGTGtggaaaccaaaacaaaaggtaTTAGTAACATATACTAAGAGTAACATGACAAAACAACAGAGCCTAGTTCCAACAATTTTGTTCTCCATAAATAAGACAGAATGTAAAATGTTAAAAACTATAGAAAAGGTATTTAAAAGTGACGTCAAAGATTTTATTACAGCATGCAGCTTAAAGTGTAACTTGAAAGTTTCTATACAGCATTGCGTACAACACTTCATAATGACTGATCATTTCCATTGATAAGAACTGTATTATTGTGTCTACCAAAGCATTTCTGCAAGGCTTGCATTAGAACTAATGAAGCATTACACATAGTTCATAACAAAAATGAGCAGCTGGTTTTGCTAAATACAAAAATCAACTTAATTATTATGTGTTATTGAAAATGAGCAGCTGGTTTTGCTAAAAAGAGAGCCAAATATCTTAACACAATATTAATAGAAACAAATTACGATGTCTCTTATAGTTATAAGATCTCACATGTTGTGGACACGTGAACTTCTTCGTAATAGAGATCCCAAACCTTTCCTTCACACATCCCCTGTGATAAGGTCCTCGACAGCCACGAACCGAGCATAAGATCTCGTCGCCAGGGTAGACAAAATGATGGCATATCGAGCACTCAGCCTGAAAAAGGAATGTGTAGTTTGTGAATGATCATAAAAGGTAACTAAAACGTAGAAAAACATCAACTGGAGACTTTCCATATATCGGGCAGCAGGAAAACTTGCTCAACTTAGATATCCAAATTACAGCCCACTCTCCGTCcacttaaaataaaaaaacgaaaaaaaatcttGAGGACAAAAACATAATATAAGATAAGTGGACTCCGTTATATTCATGAAACTTATCTTAAACCACCTCAATTCTCCTAGGAAACAATATTATTCCAGAACAGACTTCAAATTCCagttttatataaaattagCATATCACATCAATCACTTAGTTTAAACCATTTTGCATAGAAAAATAGTTTCTCTTGCCAATAGAAAAAAACACAatgtatactagaattttccgAAAAGaacatgcaaaaaaaaaacataaacattcTATATGGCATCCTAACACGGATTATAAATCAAAGCTAGTATTTGTCATCATCATAGTACTATTAGGACAAGACATCCTAGCTTGAACACTTCAAATTACGATTTATATACACCACAATCATCGACATTCGAAACCATCCAACAAAAAGGCAACATTACTGATGTACATTTAGTTTTTACGGTCATTTCTATCAACTCCAAGCAAGATCATAATTTGTACATCAAATTAGCAGTAAATTAGTAGTTCAGCAGTCAATTAGCTAAAAAAGAATCAATCTCTTGCTCCTCTTCCCCAAATTTCTAGTCGAAACCgaatacaaaaacaaaaacagaaactaaaaacaaaaaagaatgtACCAATTTCTTTGCACCATAAAGGAAAGGCAATGAGCTGCGCGTCTCGGGAATCCCTAATTCCAATCTGCGGCCGACCCAGTCCCTAACATGCTCCGCCAAACTCTTGCCGTCGGAACTTCCGGCGCCATTGCAGTTGTTCAGAGTCGCGAACCTCACCGGCCTCCGGCCCCACCCGCAGCTATGTTCCGGCGGGTCTGTGGGCGGGAGGGATTTGAGGTTAGGGCAGTGAGCGACGGCGTGAGAATCGGAAATAGAGAGGTTGGCGAGGTCCGGCATTGTTGTCTCTATAGAAAATTCGAAATCGGGAGAAGAGAGAAGTTTGACAGATGAAgtggaaaagagaagaagagaaagagagagaaaaaagaacGCGGGAGTTTTGGGCGGGAAAGTTCTGGTCTAAAACCCGAATTCATGCAACTTGCAATGGACTCTTGCACTAACATGAACGTTGCATTACCAAATATTTATCTTTTAATTcttgagaattttttttttcggacaAAGCTTGAGTTTAATTCCTTATATATTCATCCCCAATGAATCGAGAAAACTGAAACCAGCGAGTCTAAGCTACATCAATCTCAGAAATTGAACAATCATACATACAAGCTTTTCATTCCGTAGAATTACGAAATACTGAAAACCAAatttcaacaaaactacaaaaaaaaaaaaaagaagcaatAACGTACAACTAAAGGAAATTACTCCAAACTTAAATTCTCAGGCCTTAGACCCATATGGTGTACCTTTCGGAATAAGTAAAGAgtgaaaccctaaccctagaaTTATAAGGCACTCAAGGGATTACTCCCCACAAAAACTCCATAGGCTCAACCCAACTGAGAGTAGGATGAGAAAAAACTCATCCAACAAGCCAGTCGAACCCTACCAATGAAGGTTTCGCGGAGAGCTCCACCGCCTATTCAATTCGGCGGCCTTCCAACTTTAGGTTCCATGGCACCCTCGCTGAAACAACTTCACCTCCAACCGCCAAAAGGTGGACTAACCGCTATCTACAACCTTGAAGCTAGGAGCCGCACTAGCTCCTTGCAACCTAAGACCCTAAAGTTTTGGCTATGCACTGCTCCGACTTTTGTGGAGCAGCCTGCTTATCGCTCTAATTTCTTGATCTAGTATTTGACCGGTCATACGGTATATTTGGTGAAGCTAGACTTTCACTTATTTCTAGAAATAAGTAGCTGAAATGCGAAATTTCCCAAAGTTTGGTAAAAAAGTTTTGAATAAAATACTGGTCACTCCTTATATTTTCACTAACTCGACAGTTTACTacttcaagtttcaattttaactTATCACTCCTTATATTTTCCAAATTCGAACAATCTGATCATTCTGTCATCTCTCCCATCTAATTTAGGTGTTAAGTTGCTGACTAGGCAAACTAACACATGCCAACTCATCTAAATTCATGCCACGTCATTCACAAAAAATACAAGAGCACCATTTTCTTAATCTTTCCTTTTCCCACCAAAAGCCTCTAATTTAGGGGTTTCCCCTCCAACTTTTCCCCCCAAAGACCTTATGTCATTTTACCTTCAAAATTGTtctcataaaaccaaaaaaattacTTGGAATATTGCATTATGCCagtaaaattcaaatatgcACCATATATTGAAGCAACCATTTAAGTGAAAGATTAAAGATTGGAAATACATGTTCACCTACATTCATAATGAACCTAAAAATACATGGTAGCTTCAACATAAGCAAGCTTATGAACAaccaaaaacctaaaattaattaaagcaTTACATTCTTCAGTTTTTCAAGCACTAACATGTCTGGAATTAGAGATAGCTCTAATCATCTTCACAAAAGAGTAGAGCTAGCAATCAAGTATCAAAGCACAAGGTTGCCCAAAAATAAGATGCCTTAATCTTAAAATAACTAGCTAATATCAAATCCCATCACAATTATTTTTCAGCAGCTTTACTTGATGGCTTTCTAATTCTTTGACAAGACTTTGATGTTGTTGCAACCTGTTTGGTTGATCGATTAACACCTTGTACAGACCTTAAACTTGGTTGAATAGATGCAGCTGGCCTTGCTTTATTTTGAGTAGTCTTGTTAGCTTCCAACTTTGATGCTTTTAAGGCAGCCTTCCTTAACTGGACATGCAACACATCAGTTAGTATGTTTAGCAATACTTAGAAAGTTGTCACACACCATATGAAGTACATACAGTCCTACATACTAAAATAATTGACCACCATAAAAAGAGTGTAATGATACCCTCATATACTCATTcctttctttgattttctgcCTCAACTCATTAGTGGTCATGGGTGACTTTATTTGCTTGGACTGCTAACAAATAATAGCATTTCGTTAGTGAATTTTCTAATAGcaatttttttcatcatttttaaGAAATAGGCAAATTGGAAGTTGGTTTAGTGAACCAGTGAAGAATACCTGTTTTCAGCAGTTTGTCCTTCATTTGTATTGAGTTTCCTCTTCTTATTTTTACCAGCAATAGCCTTTTCCTTTGGTGGCAAATGTCTTTGACATGTTGTCTTGTTGTAACCTACTTCATTACAGTTTCCACATCTTAGAGATCTTTTCACCCTACGAATTGTAGTGCCACCATTCTTGAGGCTTTCAGAAGCATCCTTAATTTTCACAGTCTTTGGCCTACCAGGTTGTCTTGAGTATTGGGGAGGCTGAATATGGGGTTATTCACCTCTTGACCACAAATCCATGCTATTTACAGGCTAGATAAGGTTGTTATAGATGCTCATATATGTGCTATTTAGATAGCATGCGGATAAATAATCATCTATATCATGCCTCTTTAAGTAAATGGCTGAAATAGCATGCTTACATGGGATCCCTGACAAATCAAACCTCATGCAAGTACATGTTCTCCTTGCAATGTTAACAACATTCTTTGTTTCTTGCACAATGTTATCTACCTCAGCAATGTCACCACCATTAAAGGTTGAGGTGTAATATGTTGCAGCCTTCTCTTTATTATTCTCCATAATCTCCCTTGCCTTGGAACAAATATTGCCATGATAAGCTTATATTATTTGCCTTCTTTTTGCAATCCTCTTCAAACATGGTAACTGGTGCCTTACCCCTTGAATCCAGTATCCAGCCATTAAAGCTCTCACATATGGTGTTTATCATGAGATCACATTCCACATATGTGCTAAAATATGCTATACACCTATGTTTAGCCGGCCTATCCTTTGTTGCAAACATCAACAATTACATCCATAAAAAATCAGCATAAGTGCAAATCAACGCAAGTGCCTTCATTTTTTCCATCTCCTTATGAAAATATGGCAAAGCAGTAGATTTTGCACAAGCCCACATTTCACCTTTAAATTCCACTCCAGGATATAACTTTGTGAAGTTAGTCCATAAGAGTTTGAcacaaaatttgattttagCTCTTGGCACAACATGTGCAAGTGCAGGTATCAATCCCTTTTGCTTGTCACTaataaatacacatccaacCCCTTCATTGCAAATGTTCAAATCATTTGCCAATAACTCCATAAaccataaccatg
This is a stretch of genomic DNA from Argentina anserina chromosome 4, drPotAnse1.1, whole genome shotgun sequence. It encodes these proteins:
- the LOC126791824 gene encoding histone-lysine N-methyltransferase ASHR3; translation: MPDLANLSISDSHAVAHCPNLKSLPPTDPPEHSCGWGRRPVRFATLNNCNGAGSSDGKSLAEHVRDWVGRRLELGIPETRSSLPFLYGAKKLAECSICHHFVYPGDEILCSVRGCRGPYHRGCVKERFGISITKKFTCPQHVCFICKQRLHWRCVRCVIASHDKCAAWPDKVIHLVDQPGRAVCWRHPTDWREDRKHAVSANNIEEIFSRLPLPYTREEFKIDLTWKHTEDNIEPPPYIHIRRNLYLVKKKRDDVDDDVGCRCSTVCSLDCVCRVQCISCSKACHCSENCTNRPFLKEKKIRIVKTAHCGWGAVAAEFIKKGDFIIEYVGEVINDALCEQRLWDMKYKEVNNFYMCEIRKDFTIDATFKGNPSRFLNHSCDPNCVLEKWEVEGETRVGVFAARSIELGEPLTYDYRFVQFGPEVKCCCGASNCQGYLGSKKKICKVDFFWGKKRKRTPTACIAILR
- the LOC126791832 gene encoding gamma-glutamyl peptidase 3-like, producing the protein MNVERERRYALLLAAKDSEYVKKMYGGYFNVFVAAFGEEGEKWDLFMVVDGEFPEMTELQRYDGFVVSGSPYDAYGNDHWITELCSLLQKLDCMEKKILGICFGHQVLCKALGGKVGKACTGWDIGLRKVKIVKDLSAFNFLDGGDEIPASLSIIECHQDEVWEVPMGAQVLGFSDKTAVEMFTIGGHVLGIQGHPEYTNDILSNLIDRLLNNNSIERDIAVDARFGLQKAEPNRLCWEKICRNFLKG